GATCGTCAAGATACATGCCCCGAAGGTCCTCTCCGCGAAACTCGGGATAATCGATAACCACGGGGAAATAGTACTTGCCCTCCTCAACGAGCACTATTGGCCTGTTGCCGGCGAGGAAACTTTCAAAAAGCGCCGTCACCGCCAAGAGGACTATGAAGAAAAACGAGACGTACGCCAGGGAGTCCTTCTTGAACTCGATCCACACCCTGTCCCAGTACCCGATGCCTGAACCCTGCTTCATGACTTCCTCTCAAAGCCGATTCTGGGGTCAACCACGGCGTAGGTTAAATCCGATATGAGAATGCCGATCAGGGTAAGGAAAGCGGAGATGGTGGCGACGGCCATTATGACGGGGTAGTCCCTTGAAAGCACGGACTCAAATCCCAGCCTTCCTATCCCGGGGATCGAAAAGATGGTCTCTATGATAACGCTTCCCCCTATCATGGCGGGAAGAATCGAGGCGATTATCGTAACTATTGGGATAAGCGAATTCCTCAGGGCGTGCTTGAAAAGCACCCTGCTGGGCGCAAGCCCCTTGGCCCTCGCGGTCCTTATGTAGTCCTCCCTTAGCACCTCAAGGAGGCTTCCCTTCTGGTAGCGCGAAAGCGACGCGAGGGAGGCGTAGGTAAGGCAGAACACGGGGAGAACAAGGTGCCAAAGGAAATCGAGGGTTCTCTCGAGAAAGGGAAGGTCCTCATATCCCCTCGAGTGCACTCCGTATATGGGGAAGATATCAAAAGCTCCCCCGCCGCCGAAGAAATAGATAAGCACCACGGCCATCCAGAAGCTCGGAATCGAGTAGAGGAGAAAAAGAACGAAAGTCGTTGCGCGCTCCGCAAAGCTCCACTGCCTGACGGCTGACCAGGCCCCGATCGGTATGGCTAACAGGTACACGAGGAAGATCGAAAGAGCGTTCAGTATGAGAGTAATCGGAAGCCTTTCCGCTATCTTGTCTATGACAGGGCGGTGGTCCTTGTAGGAATTTCCGAAATCAAGCGTCACGATCTGGCCGAGCCAGATGAAATACCTCTGGTGAACGGGCTTGTCGAGACCGTAGAGCTTTTTGGTCTGCTCGACTATCTCCTTGGTCACCTGATCGCTTTTTATTCCCTGATCAAGCGACATCCTGCTCTCAACGGGGCTCCCCGGCGCAAGCTGTATCACCAGGAAAGTGATAAGGGTGATCCCGAACAGTGTGGGAATCATCAGCAGAAGTCTTTTCAGGATGTAGTCTTTCATTGCGTCCGTCAAACCTCAGGGGAAATTATACACATAACAGTTTTTGTTTATGTGCACATGGCCCAGCACGATTAACCGGAATCAATCAGTTCGAGTCAAACTCTCCGCCCCGAATTTCGAGATGACTTCCAATGTCTCGCGTACGTCGTTCCAGGTCGTCGAGTGGTTGATGACGCACATCCTGAGCGCAAACGTCCCGTGAAGAAGCGTCGATGATATGAACGCGCGGTCTTCCCAGAAAACACGGGCGAGCACGGTTCTGTTGATTTCTTCCAGCACGTCCTCGCCAAGGTCGGTGTTTGCGGGGTTGACGCGGAAGCATGCGAT
This region of Candidatus Dadabacteria bacterium genomic DNA includes:
- a CDS encoding ABC transporter permease, which gives rise to MKDYILKRLLLMIPTLFGITLITFLVIQLAPGSPVESRMSLDQGIKSDQVTKEIVEQTKKLYGLDKPVHQRYFIWLGQIVTLDFGNSYKDHRPVIDKIAERLPITLILNALSIFLVYLLAIPIGAWSAVRQWSFAERATTFVLFLLYSIPSFWMAVVLIYFFGGGGAFDIFPIYGVHSRGYEDLPFLERTLDFLWHLVLPVFCLTYASLASLSRYQKGSLLEVLREDYIRTARAKGLAPSRVLFKHALRNSLIPIVTIIASILPAMIGGSVIIETIFSIPGIGRLGFESVLSRDYPVIMAVATISAFLTLIGILISDLTYAVVDPRIGFERKS